The Sphingomonas sinipercae genome contains a region encoding:
- a CDS encoding NUDIX hydrolase: MTHDVDAPLETEWAGKYISVQRRGRWEFVSRTGSTDAVVVLAEHDDKVILIEQYRVPVGRRCLELPAGLVGDEEADATVESTAVKELEEETGFTAERIELLGQFQSSPGMVAEHFTLVRAHGVSRCGEGGGNEHEDIEVHLVAREDIGDFIRKRRTAGVAVDVKLLLFLNF, from the coding sequence ATGACTCACGACGTCGACGCGCCGCTGGAGACCGAATGGGCGGGAAAATATATCAGCGTGCAACGGCGCGGCCGTTGGGAGTTCGTGTCGCGCACCGGCAGCACCGATGCCGTCGTCGTCCTCGCCGAGCATGACGACAAGGTCATCTTGATCGAGCAATACCGGGTGCCGGTCGGCCGGCGCTGCCTCGAGCTTCCCGCCGGGCTGGTTGGCGATGAAGAGGCGGACGCGACGGTCGAGAGCACGGCGGTCAAGGAGCTGGAAGAAGAAACCGGCTTCACCGCCGAGCGGATCGAGTTGCTCGGCCAGTTCCAAAGTTCGCCGGGCATGGTCGCCGAGCATTTCACGCTGGTGCGCGCGCACGGCGTTTCCCGCTGCGGCGAGGGCGGGGGCAACGAGCATGAAGATATCGAGGTGCACCTCGTCGCGCGCGAGGACATTGGGGATTTCATCAGGAAACGCCGGACAGCCGGCGTGGCCGTCGACGTAAAGCTGCTGCTGTTTCTCAACTTCTGA
- a CDS encoding TPM domain-containing protein has product MQGLTADDHAKVSAAIAQAEAQSNGEIVAVATPISDSYHDVALHWAALVLFAVLAWAAIWPASLVWWSDLLLGSWRPEPSLRELLTILLVLALLKFTAVLVVLKYLPLRLVLTPRATKSRRVRRRAIAVFKAAAERRTVGRTGILIYLSMAERRAEIVADEAILQVTTPETWGEAMAALIEQVKAGRPGDGIVAAISEVGAVLAQHFPRSTDDTNEIPDKLIEL; this is encoded by the coding sequence ATGCAGGGACTGACCGCAGACGACCACGCGAAGGTCAGCGCCGCGATCGCGCAGGCCGAAGCGCAGAGCAACGGCGAGATTGTCGCCGTCGCCACGCCGATCAGCGATTCCTATCACGACGTGGCGCTTCACTGGGCGGCGCTGGTGCTTTTCGCGGTGCTTGCCTGGGCGGCGATTTGGCCCGCCTCGCTGGTTTGGTGGAGCGACTTGCTGCTCGGTTCGTGGCGCCCAGAGCCAAGCCTTCGCGAGCTGCTGACGATCCTGCTGGTGCTCGCCCTGCTGAAGTTCACCGCGGTGCTGGTGGTCTTGAAATATCTGCCGCTGAGGCTGGTGCTGACTCCGCGGGCGACAAAATCGCGGCGGGTCCGGCGCCGCGCCATTGCGGTGTTCAAAGCCGCCGCCGAGCGCCGCACCGTCGGCCGCACCGGTATCCTCATCTACCTGTCTATGGCCGAGCGCCGAGCCGAGATCGTTGCCGACGAAGCGATCCTTCAGGTGACGACGCCGGAAACGTGGGGTGAAGCAATGGCTGCGTTGATCGAGCAGGTAAAGGCGGGCCGTCCCGGCGATGGCATTGTTGCTGCGATCAGCGAAGTCGGTGCAGTGCTTGCCCAGCACTTCCCCCGATCCACCGATGACACCAACGAGATACCCGACAAGCTCATCGAACTATGA